A single genomic interval of Vibrio maritimus harbors:
- a CDS encoding RNA methyltransferase, with translation MISKNQLKLLRALGQKKQRKAHGLFLVEGEKNVLELVDTSLVVKQVFATDVFLQKHASELSQYDCIEASLEELTKASSLVSNNAAVAMVEIPNVQAPSAEGMMIALDGVSDPGNLGTIIRIADWYGIKHIVASSDCADPYNPKTIRATMGSFGRVQVTLLDLPRYLNEASIPVYGAFLEGESVHSTDFSEQGILLMGSESHGVRPEAEQYVTDKITIPSFGGAESLNVAMATGIIMDNYRRQHS, from the coding sequence ATGATTTCAAAAAACCAACTAAAACTGCTAAGAGCCCTTGGGCAAAAGAAACAGCGCAAAGCGCACGGCCTATTTTTGGTTGAGGGCGAGAAAAACGTTCTTGAGCTTGTCGACACTTCCTTGGTTGTAAAGCAGGTCTTTGCTACCGATGTTTTTCTGCAAAAACACGCCAGCGAGCTTAGTCAATATGATTGCATCGAAGCGTCTTTAGAAGAGCTGACTAAAGCGAGCTCTCTAGTCAGTAACAACGCAGCCGTGGCGATGGTAGAGATCCCTAACGTTCAAGCGCCGTCCGCAGAAGGTATGATGATCGCGCTTGATGGTGTTTCTGATCCGGGTAACTTGGGGACGATAATTCGTATTGCCGACTGGTATGGCATCAAACACATCGTAGCTAGCAGTGATTGCGCGGATCCGTATAACCCTAAGACCATTCGAGCGACCATGGGCAGCTTTGGTCGCGTTCAAGTGACTTTGTTGGATCTTCCTCGTTATCTTAACGAGGCGAGTATTCCGGTGTACGGTGCGTTTCTTGAAGGTGAAAGTGTTCACTCAACTGATTTTTCGGAACAAGGTATATTGCTGATGGGTAGTGAGTCACATGGTGTTCGCCCAGAAGCGGAGCAATATGTCACTGACAAGATCACTATTCCGTCGTTCGGTGGTGCTGAGTCGCTTAATGTAGCGATGGCGACGGGGATTATTATGGATAACTATCGACGTCAGCACAGTTAA
- the fdxA gene encoding ferredoxin FdxA translates to MAFVVTDNCIQCKYTDCVAVCPADAFHEGPNFMVINPIECIDCGLCVPECDAQAIFQEDELPEDQVVYIELNAELSELWPVQTEVKPAMEDAEKWNGVPNKLGMLEK, encoded by the coding sequence ATGGCATTTGTCGTTACCGATAACTGTATTCAATGTAAATATACCGACTGTGTAGCGGTATGCCCTGCTGACGCCTTCCACGAAGGCCCAAACTTTATGGTGATTAACCCAATTGAATGTATCGACTGTGGACTTTGTGTTCCTGAGTGTGATGCGCAAGCCATCTTCCAAGAAGATGAACTGCCAGAGGACCAAGTGGTTTACATCGAACTCAACGCAGAGTTATCTGAACTATGGCCAGTACAAACCGAAGTAAAACCAGCAATGGAAGACGCTGAAAAGTGGAATGGCGTACCAAACAAGCTTGGGATGCTTGAGAAGTAA
- a CDS encoding NAD(P)/FAD-dependent oxidoreductase → MIRLTEIKLPLDHEEGEISQAILKKLGISEDQLISFNMFKRGYDARKKTRILLIYTLDVVVENEAELLEKFTDDPHVKVTPDMEYKFVAKAPANQTERPVVIGFGPCGLFAGLVLAQMGFKPIIVERGKEVRERTKDTFGFWRKRTLNPESNVQFGEGGAGTFSDGKLYSQVKDPKHYGRKVIEEFVAAGAPEEIMYVSKPHIGTFKLVTMIEKMRAKILELGGEIRFSTRVDDVHMDNDQITGLTLSNGEEIKTRYVVLAVGHSARDTFEMLHERGVYMEAKPFSVGFRVEHKQSVIDEARFGPNAGNPILGAADYKLVHHCKNGRTVYSFCMCPGGTVVAATSEEGRVVTNGMSQYSRAERNANSAIVVGISPEHDYPGDPLAGIRFQRELESNAYVLGGENYDAPAQKIGDFLKGNDPSALGDVEPSFTPGIKLTDLSKALPDFAIEAIREAIPAFDKKIKGFAGADGLLTGVETRTSSPVCIKRGKDYQSVNLKGFYPAGEGAGYAGGILSAGIDGIKVAEALALAMVEDLAEA, encoded by the coding sequence ATGATACGTTTAACCGAAATCAAACTGCCTCTTGATCACGAAGAAGGTGAAATTTCCCAAGCTATTTTGAAAAAGCTTGGCATCTCTGAAGACCAATTGATCTCTTTCAACATGTTTAAGCGCGGTTACGATGCCCGTAAAAAGACACGCATCTTGCTTATCTACACGTTAGACGTGGTTGTAGAGAACGAAGCAGAATTGCTCGAGAAGTTTACTGACGACCCACATGTAAAAGTGACGCCAGATATGGAGTACAAGTTTGTGGCAAAAGCGCCAGCTAACCAAACTGAGCGCCCAGTGGTTATCGGCTTTGGTCCTTGTGGTTTGTTCGCAGGTTTGGTTCTTGCGCAGATGGGCTTTAAGCCAATTATTGTGGAACGTGGTAAAGAAGTTCGCGAACGTACCAAAGATACCTTTGGTTTCTGGCGCAAGCGCACGCTAAACCCTGAATCTAACGTTCAATTTGGTGAAGGTGGTGCAGGTACATTTTCTGATGGCAAGCTGTATAGCCAAGTCAAAGATCCTAAGCACTACGGCCGCAAGGTAATTGAAGAGTTTGTTGCTGCTGGGGCTCCAGAGGAGATTATGTACGTGTCTAAGCCTCACATTGGTACCTTCAAGCTGGTTACCATGATTGAGAAGATGCGTGCCAAAATCCTAGAGCTTGGTGGTGAAATCCGCTTTAGCACTCGCGTTGACGATGTTCATATGGATAACGACCAAATTACAGGTCTAACGTTGTCTAACGGCGAAGAAATCAAAACGCGCTATGTCGTTCTTGCGGTTGGTCACAGTGCTCGCGATACCTTTGAGATGCTCCATGAGCGCGGTGTTTACATGGAAGCAAAACCTTTCTCGGTAGGTTTCCGTGTTGAGCACAAGCAATCTGTTATCGATGAAGCGCGCTTTGGTCCCAATGCCGGTAATCCAATTTTAGGTGCTGCGGATTACAAACTGGTTCACCATTGTAAGAACGGTCGCACGGTTTACAGCTTCTGTATGTGCCCAGGTGGTACTGTCGTTGCGGCTACCTCTGAGGAAGGCCGAGTTGTAACCAACGGCATGAGTCAATATTCGCGTGCCGAGCGTAACGCGAACAGCGCCATCGTTGTTGGTATCTCTCCAGAGCACGACTACCCAGGCGACCCACTTGCAGGCATCCGTTTCCAGCGTGAGCTAGAGAGTAATGCTTATGTACTGGGCGGCGAGAACTATGACGCGCCAGCTCAAAAAATTGGTGATTTCCTAAAAGGTAACGATCCAAGTGCACTGGGTGATGTTGAGCCGTCATTCACACCGGGCATCAAGCTGACCGATCTTTCTAAGGCACTACCTGATTTTGCTATTGAAGCGATCCGTGAGGCAATTCCTGCTTTTGATAAGAAGATCAAAGGCTTTGCGGGTGCAGACGGCCTATTGACGGGCGTAGAGACACGTACATCTTCTCCAGTTTGTATTAAACGTGGTAAAGACTACCAGAGTGTGAACCTGAAAGGCTTCTACCCTGCGGGTGAAGGTGCGGGTTATGCGGGCGGTATTTTGTCAGCGGGTATTGATGGTATCAAAGTTGCTGAGGCGCTTGCGCTTGCAATGGTTGAAGACTTGGCTGAGGCCTAA
- the gbpA gene encoding N-acetylglucosamine-binding protein GbpA produces the protein MRHTKVLISMAAIGLVASPLVHSHGYVSAVENGVAEARATLCKYPADTGEQNVNCGSVQWEPQSVEGPEGFPEAGPPDGQIASAGLSQFSPLNEQTADRWVKRPIQSGMQNFEWTFTANHVTRDWKYYITKPNWNPNQALTRDSFDLNPFCVVDGNMQKPPKLTTHQCNVPARDGYQVILAVWDVGDTAAAFYNVIDVQFSGDNPGIPGWTQAGTINPTMDLKPGDSVYTRVFDANGELPSLSTSVTIESEQQGQANQWSHALATQINSEHNNIKAGQPDNNGNIAPVYGSNTVYVVENSSLERVEIGYDIVTPPPSAGAEVTGLDTEYTIGDTPVTLALNVAATGKVAVTLNVYNHAQESLANSELNLEDGDSQNVDLVLSKSEPGHHMLVTRVRDENGNLVDQTTQDFMLVDASVPGDYDFVFPDGLSQYTEGTKVLATDGHIYQCKPFPYSGYCVQWSPTATQFEPGTGSHWTSAWNKLN, from the coding sequence ATGAGACACACTAAAGTCTTGATTTCAATGGCAGCTATTGGGTTAGTCGCCAGCCCACTTGTTCACAGTCACGGCTATGTTTCAGCGGTTGAAAACGGCGTCGCCGAAGCTCGTGCAACGTTGTGTAAGTATCCGGCAGACACCGGAGAGCAGAACGTAAACTGTGGCTCTGTTCAATGGGAACCACAAAGCGTTGAAGGTCCTGAAGGCTTTCCAGAGGCTGGTCCACCAGACGGTCAAATTGCCAGCGCAGGTTTGTCACAGTTCTCACCACTCAACGAGCAAACAGCGGATCGTTGGGTCAAGCGTCCAATTCAGTCTGGTATGCAAAATTTTGAATGGACGTTTACTGCAAACCACGTAACCCGAGATTGGAAGTACTACATCACGAAACCAAACTGGAACCCGAATCAGGCACTTACTCGTGATTCATTTGACCTGAATCCATTCTGTGTTGTCGATGGTAACATGCAAAAACCACCAAAACTGACAACGCACCAGTGTAACGTACCAGCCCGCGATGGTTACCAAGTGATCTTGGCGGTTTGGGACGTAGGTGATACCGCTGCCGCTTTCTATAACGTGATTGACGTGCAGTTTAGTGGCGACAATCCTGGCATTCCAGGTTGGACACAAGCAGGTACGATTAACCCAACGATGGACCTCAAACCAGGTGATTCAGTCTATACCCGAGTGTTTGACGCCAACGGAGAGCTACCAAGTCTTTCGACCAGCGTTACCATTGAATCGGAACAACAAGGTCAAGCCAACCAGTGGTCTCATGCACTGGCCACACAGATTAATAGTGAACATAACAACATCAAGGCGGGTCAGCCAGACAACAACGGTAACATCGCTCCAGTCTACGGCAGCAACACTGTCTATGTGGTAGAGAATAGTTCACTAGAGCGTGTTGAAATTGGCTACGACATCGTGACACCTCCACCAAGTGCAGGTGCAGAAGTTACTGGTCTTGATACTGAATACACGATTGGCGATACACCTGTCACGCTAGCGCTTAACGTCGCGGCAACAGGGAAAGTAGCGGTCACTTTGAACGTCTATAATCACGCACAAGAGTCACTGGCAAACAGTGAGCTAAACCTTGAGGATGGTGACAGTCAGAATGTTGATTTAGTTTTGTCTAAGTCGGAGCCAGGACACCATATGCTCGTTACTCGAGTTCGCGATGAGAATGGCAACCTAGTTGATCAAACAACTCAAGACTTTATGTTGGTTGACGCATCTGTACCTGGAGACTACGACTTCGTGTTCCCGGATGGTCTATCTCAATACACAGAAGGCACTAAGGTACTAGCGACAGATGGACACATCTATCAATGTAAACCTTTCCCTTACTCTGGATACTGTGTGCAATGGTCACCAACCGCGACTCAATTTGAACCAGGTACAGGCAGTCATTGGACATCAGCATGGAATAAGCTGAACTAA
- the hutH gene encoding histidine ammonia-lyase — translation MLKLVLKPGQLTLAQLRQLSRSPVSLSLDPAAVEDIEASTRIVEQVIAEDRTVYGINTGFGLLANTRIEPNDLEILQKSIVLSHAAGIGELMSDETVRLMMVLKINSLARGFSGIRLKVINALIELVNSQVYPCVPQKGSVGASGDLAPLAHMSTILLGEGEARHNGKSIRGLEALQIAGLEPITLAPKEGLALLNGTQASTAFALEGLFLAEDLFASATLCGAMSVEAALGSRRPFDPRIHRVRGHRSQMDAAQAYRHLLENSSEIGDSHQGCEKVQDPYSLRCQPQVMGACLQQIRNAAESLQVEANSVSDNPLVFADDGDIISGGNFHAEPVAMAADGLALAIAEIGSLSERRMALLIDSALSKLPPFLVDNGGVNSGFMIAQVTSAALASENKTLAHPASVDSLPTSANQEDHVSMATFAARRLKDMSENTRGILAVEYLAAAQGLDFRAPLKSSPRIELGKQILRESVPFYDKDRYFAPDIAKANDIIKLALHNGLMPEHILPSL, via the coding sequence ATGTTGAAGTTAGTTCTAAAACCCGGTCAGTTAACCCTTGCTCAGCTTCGCCAATTGAGCCGCTCTCCAGTCAGCTTATCTCTCGACCCTGCGGCAGTCGAAGATATTGAAGCCAGCACCCGAATCGTCGAGCAGGTTATCGCCGAAGATCGCACTGTATATGGCATCAACACCGGGTTTGGCTTACTCGCTAACACCCGCATCGAGCCAAACGATCTTGAGATCCTACAAAAAAGTATCGTTCTCTCTCATGCTGCTGGTATTGGTGAGCTGATGAGTGATGAGACTGTCAGATTGATGATGGTTTTAAAAATCAACAGCTTGGCTCGTGGCTTTTCAGGTATCCGTCTTAAAGTCATCAATGCCTTAATTGAACTAGTCAACTCTCAGGTCTACCCTTGCGTGCCACAAAAAGGCTCCGTTGGCGCCTCTGGCGACCTTGCTCCATTGGCTCATATGAGCACCATCTTACTCGGTGAGGGAGAAGCTCGTCATAACGGTAAGAGCATCAGGGGATTAGAAGCCCTGCAGATCGCAGGTTTGGAACCTATTACCCTAGCGCCAAAAGAAGGACTAGCACTTCTTAACGGGACACAGGCGTCGACGGCGTTTGCACTGGAAGGTCTGTTCTTGGCCGAAGATCTGTTTGCTTCTGCCACGCTTTGCGGCGCTATGTCGGTAGAAGCAGCGCTTGGCAGCCGACGTCCTTTCGATCCTCGTATTCATCGTGTTCGCGGTCATCGCTCACAGATGGATGCAGCGCAGGCTTATCGCCACCTACTTGAGAACAGCAGTGAAATCGGCGACTCGCACCAAGGCTGTGAAAAGGTACAAGACCCCTACTCATTGCGTTGTCAGCCGCAAGTGATGGGAGCATGCTTACAGCAGATACGTAATGCCGCAGAATCACTGCAAGTCGAAGCGAACTCAGTGTCAGACAACCCGCTCGTGTTTGCTGATGACGGGGATATTATCTCTGGAGGGAACTTCCATGCTGAGCCAGTGGCAATGGCAGCAGATGGTCTAGCACTAGCGATTGCCGAGATTGGTAGCTTGTCGGAAAGGCGAATGGCACTTCTGATCGACAGTGCGCTCAGCAAGCTGCCACCGTTTTTGGTGGATAATGGCGGTGTAAACTCTGGCTTCATGATTGCTCAAGTTACCTCAGCAGCCTTAGCCAGTGAAAATAAGACTCTCGCCCACCCAGCGTCAGTAGATAGCTTGCCAACGTCAGCAAACCAAGAAGACCATGTGTCCATGGCAACTTTTGCGGCAAGAAGGCTTAAAGACATGTCGGAAAACACTAGAGGGATCTTGGCGGTCGAATATCTCGCCGCGGCTCAAGGTTTAGACTTCCGTGCCCCTCTAAAGTCCTCACCGAGAATCGAGCTAGGTAAGCAGATCTTGCGAGAATCAGTCCCCTTCTACGATAAAGATCGGTATTTTGCTCCGGATATTGCCAAGGCAAACGACATTATAAAACTCGCGCTTCACAATGGGTTAATGCCAGAGCACATTCTTCCAAGCTTATAA
- the hutU gene encoding urocanate hydratase — protein MTDKHHSRLDTSRSIKAPRGTELNAKSWLTEAPLRMLMNNLDDEVAEHPQSLVVYGGIGRAARDWECYDKIVEVLKRLEDDQTLLVQSGKPVGVFPTHKDAPRVLIANSNLVPHWANWEHFNELDKQGLMMYGQMTAGSWIYIGSQGIVQGTYETFVAIAKKHFNGDAANKWILTGGLGGMGGAQPLAATMAGFSMIAVECDESRIDYRLNTRYVDTKAHSLDEALSIIKNSDKPISVGLLGNAADVYAELVERNITPDVVTDQTSAHDPLNGYLPQGWSMEFAKQQRESDPEGVVKAAKAAMALQVQAILDMQERGAVATDYGNNIRQMALEEGVQNAFDFPGFVPAYIRDLFCEGVGPFRWAALSGDPEDIYKTDQKVKELIPDNPHLHNWLDMARERIQFQGLPARICWVGLKDRERLGQAFNEMVKSGELKAPIVIGRDHLDSGSVASPNRETEGMMDGSDAVSDWPLLNALLNTSGGATWVSLHHGGGVGMGFSQHSGMVICCDGSDDAARRIARVLHNDPATGVMRHADAGYDIAKECAKEQGLDLPMLDTQALDTHDKSHG, from the coding sequence ATGACTGATAAACACCATTCACGCCTGGATACGTCTCGCTCAATCAAAGCCCCTCGCGGCACTGAGCTCAATGCGAAATCGTGGCTAACTGAAGCTCCCCTTCGCATGCTAATGAACAATTTGGATGATGAGGTAGCTGAACACCCTCAATCGCTTGTTGTCTATGGCGGCATCGGGCGAGCAGCGCGCGACTGGGAGTGCTACGACAAGATTGTAGAGGTACTTAAGCGTCTTGAGGACGACCAAACACTCTTAGTTCAGTCAGGCAAACCTGTTGGCGTATTCCCTACACATAAAGACGCACCTCGAGTGTTGATTGCTAACTCTAACCTTGTTCCTCATTGGGCAAACTGGGAACACTTCAATGAGCTCGATAAACAAGGGCTCATGATGTACGGTCAAATGACCGCAGGATCATGGATCTACATCGGTTCACAAGGCATCGTTCAAGGCACTTACGAGACCTTCGTTGCTATCGCTAAAAAACACTTCAATGGTGACGCAGCCAACAAATGGATTCTAACCGGTGGCTTAGGTGGTATGGGCGGTGCTCAGCCTCTCGCAGCCACTATGGCAGGCTTCTCAATGATCGCTGTTGAGTGTGACGAATCACGAATCGACTATCGCCTAAATACTCGCTATGTCGATACTAAAGCGCATTCACTCGACGAAGCTCTCTCAATCATCAAAAACAGTGACAAGCCAATTTCAGTCGGTCTGCTCGGAAATGCAGCAGATGTCTATGCCGAACTGGTCGAGAGAAACATTACGCCAGACGTGGTAACCGATCAAACTTCAGCTCACGACCCTCTCAATGGCTATCTGCCGCAAGGCTGGAGCATGGAATTTGCCAAACAGCAGCGTGAGAGTGATCCTGAAGGCGTTGTAAAAGCGGCAAAAGCCGCGATGGCCTTGCAAGTTCAAGCCATATTAGATATGCAAGAAAGAGGTGCGGTGGCCACCGATTATGGCAACAACATTCGTCAAATGGCGCTTGAAGAAGGCGTACAAAATGCCTTCGATTTCCCTGGTTTCGTGCCTGCTTACATTCGAGATTTGTTCTGCGAGGGCGTAGGACCGTTCCGTTGGGCGGCTCTATCAGGCGATCCAGAAGATATCTACAAAACCGATCAAAAAGTAAAAGAGCTCATTCCAGATAACCCACACCTACACAATTGGCTGGACATGGCACGCGAACGTATTCAGTTCCAAGGCTTACCAGCGCGCATTTGCTGGGTCGGCCTTAAAGACCGCGAACGCCTTGGCCAAGCCTTCAATGAGATGGTGAAAAGTGGTGAACTTAAAGCACCAATTGTGATCGGTCGTGACCATCTAGATTCAGGTTCGGTTGCTAGCCCAAACCGTGAGACGGAAGGCATGATGGATGGCTCAGATGCTGTTTCTGATTGGCCACTGCTGAATGCTCTGCTCAATACCTCTGGAGGGGCGACATGGGTGTCTCTGCATCACGGCGGTGGTGTTGGCATGGGCTTCTCTCAGCACAGTGGTATGGTGATTTGCTGTGATGGCAGTGACGACGCTGCACGCCGCATCGCACGAGTACTGCACAATGACCCAGCAACAGGCGTCATGCGCCATGCGGACGCTGGCTACGATATCGCCAAAGAATGCGCGAAAGAGCAAGGACTTGACCTTCCTATGTTGGATACACAAGCGCTAGATACACACGACAAGAGCCATGGGTAA
- the hutG gene encoding formimidoylglutamase, whose product MKMSSKHHTPFVWTGRDDLEDGDKRYRVHHKIQTTQDAQRQRLQLMGFCTDEGVKRNKGRVGAQQGPDVIRAALANLAWHQDKAIVDIGNVSCPDSKLEQHQAAASEKITQHLYNGPIVILGGGHEIAWSSFKGLSDYLSGANSESDEKPSIGIINFDAHFDLREYQSKDGALKDIELKPSSGTPFSQIADYCQAKGHPFHYLCLGVSETGNTRALFDKADDLRVHYIRDTELFDTPLHDNIAKLQRFIANVDIVYLTIDLDVFNASLAPGVSAPAAFGMTLEQFIPLLNTVLSSNKLMLADIAEYNPNYDIDNQTAKLAARVCWQIMVAMSNQTIQTSMHTQQQ is encoded by the coding sequence TTGAAGATGTCCTCTAAACACCACACCCCATTTGTCTGGACTGGTCGCGACGATCTCGAGGACGGCGATAAGCGCTATCGAGTTCATCATAAGATCCAAACCACTCAAGACGCTCAAAGACAACGCCTACAATTAATGGGCTTTTGTACTGATGAGGGAGTAAAACGCAACAAAGGACGAGTTGGTGCTCAGCAAGGTCCAGATGTTATTCGTGCTGCCTTGGCAAATTTGGCATGGCATCAAGACAAAGCGATTGTCGATATAGGCAATGTAAGCTGCCCTGATAGCAAGTTGGAACAGCATCAAGCAGCAGCTTCAGAAAAAATCACTCAACACCTTTACAATGGCCCTATTGTTATATTGGGCGGTGGTCATGAGATTGCATGGTCTTCTTTTAAAGGACTGTCCGACTATTTATCGGGGGCGAACAGCGAATCAGATGAAAAACCGAGTATTGGCATTATCAATTTCGACGCCCATTTTGACCTCAGAGAATACCAATCAAAAGATGGGGCGTTAAAAGACATCGAACTTAAGCCAAGTTCCGGTACGCCCTTCTCTCAAATCGCCGACTATTGCCAAGCCAAGGGGCACCCGTTTCACTATCTCTGCTTAGGAGTGAGTGAAACGGGCAATACAAGAGCCCTGTTCGACAAAGCCGATGACTTGCGAGTTCACTACATCAGAGACACCGAGCTCTTTGATACACCACTGCACGACAATATCGCCAAATTGCAACGCTTTATCGCCAATGTCGATATCGTTTATCTAACGATTGATCTTGATGTCTTTAATGCCAGCCTAGCACCTGGAGTCAGTGCACCCGCCGCATTTGGAATGACGCTCGAGCAGTTTATCCCGCTGCTCAACACCGTTCTTTCGAGCAATAAGCTCATGCTTGCTGACATCGCTGAATATAACCCGAATTACGACATTGATAACCAAACGGCCAAGCTCGCAGCAAGAGTGTGCTGGCAAATAATGGTAGCGATGTCTAACCAAACTATTCAAACAAGTATGCACACACAACAGCAGTAA
- the hutI gene encoding imidazolonepropionase produces MNLILTNARIVTMEPGTDGYLPSKPCTLVIRGGYINAILQNENELDALHRDITDDVPVFDCKDKIITPGLIDPHTHLIFAGSRAQEFENRLNGMSYEAIAKSGGGINSTVQATREASIEELVELALPRLDSLIRSGCTTIEVKSGYGLTLDDEVKMLLAAKALENHRRINITTTLLAAHTVPPEFHGRADDYIDYVTGTIIPHVAKHQLADAVDVFCESVGFTLEQTKRVFLAAKEHGLAIKGHTEQLSNLGGSALAAEFKALSVDHIEYLDDVGVRALASNGTVATLLPGAFYFLRETQQPPIQSLRTQSVPMAIGSDLNPGTSPFANLQLMMNMACTLFRLTPEESLRGVTCHAAKAIGQDQHIGQIKLGYRADLAVWNIDHPSELSYQFGMSGLSKRIIAGSVEDVL; encoded by the coding sequence ATGAATCTGATCCTTACCAACGCGCGCATTGTTACAATGGAGCCGGGTACTGATGGTTACCTCCCATCAAAACCGTGCACGCTGGTTATCCGTGGCGGATACATTAACGCGATCCTCCAAAACGAAAACGAGCTTGACGCCTTACACAGGGACATCACTGATGATGTTCCCGTATTCGATTGCAAAGACAAAATCATCACCCCAGGACTGATTGACCCTCACACCCACTTGATCTTTGCTGGTAGCCGAGCGCAGGAGTTTGAGAACCGCTTGAACGGCATGTCATATGAAGCAATTGCCAAAAGCGGTGGTGGTATAAACAGTACTGTTCAAGCCACCCGCGAAGCGTCTATCGAGGAGCTTGTTGAGCTCGCATTACCAAGACTCGATAGCCTAATCCGCAGTGGGTGTACCACAATCGAAGTTAAATCTGGTTATGGTCTGACGCTCGACGATGAAGTGAAGATGTTGCTAGCCGCCAAAGCGCTTGAAAACCATCGCAGAATTAATATCACCACCACCCTACTCGCCGCACACACCGTGCCGCCCGAGTTTCATGGTCGTGCTGATGACTACATCGACTATGTCACTGGCACTATTATTCCCCACGTGGCAAAACACCAACTTGCTGACGCTGTTGATGTTTTTTGTGAATCGGTTGGCTTTACGCTCGAGCAAACCAAGCGAGTTTTCCTAGCAGCCAAGGAGCACGGGCTCGCCATTAAAGGGCACACCGAGCAACTGAGTAACCTCGGTGGAAGCGCCCTAGCCGCTGAGTTCAAAGCGCTATCCGTCGATCATATTGAATATCTAGACGATGTTGGCGTTAGAGCACTGGCAAGCAATGGGACCGTCGCAACTTTGTTGCCGGGAGCGTTTTACTTCTTGCGAGAAACCCAGCAACCACCAATACAAAGCCTAAGAACCCAAAGCGTTCCAATGGCAATTGGCAGCGATTTGAATCCGGGTACTTCCCCTTTTGCCAACCTTCAATTGATGATGAATATGGCTTGTACTCTGTTCCGGTTAACACCAGAAGAGAGCCTTCGTGGAGTCACGTGCCACGCCGCAAAAGCCATCGGGCAAGACCAGCATATTGGGCAAATCAAGCTAGGCTATCGCGCTGATTTGGCAGTATGGAACATCGACCATCCGAGTGAGCTTAGCTATCAGTTTGGCATGAGCGGACTTAGCAAACGAATCATTGCAGGGAGTGTTGAAGATGTCCTCTAA